The genome window CCGCTTGGGAGAAGGCGTTCGATCCCCTCCTGACGCCGGGTTCGCGCAACTACTGGAAGTCGCACAACCTGGTGCAGCTCAGCGACGGCCTGATCGACACTGTCATCAAATACGCCGGCGCGCTGCCGACGGACCAGACCGAGATATTCATCGGCACAATCGGCGCCCAGACGACACGCGTTGCGCCCGAGACGATGGCCTATTCGAGCCGGAACGCCAATTACGTGATGAACGTGCACTGTCGTTGGGAGTCGGCCGACGACGATGATCGCTGCATCGCATGGGCGCGCGAATTCTTCTCCACGTCACAGCCGTTCGCCAGTGAGGGCGCGTACGTCAACTTTCTCACCCAGGACGAGGGTGGCCGCGTGGCGTTTGCCTACGGCACGACGTACAACCGGTTGGTGGAGCTTAAGAAGAAGTACGATCCCACGAACTTCTTCCGGATGAACCAGAACATCAAGCCGGCTTGAGGATGGGCTCGGAAGAGGCGTGGGTGCCCTTCTGTATATTCACATTTACAAGCAAAGGATTGTTCCGCCTCTCGGGTGCTGCTGTTTCCGCCGCGCTCCCTAGCAGACCCCCATGCCGTACGACAAAGGGGAGAATACAATGGGCAACGAACTGGCGGCACCAGAGACGAAAGGTGTCACGGTGAAGGTACTTGCAACGGTTGACCTTGGCCCTGAAATTGAGGGCATGGCAGGACGCCAACTTCGGATGCGTATGGTGACTATCGAACCAGGAGGCGTCTTCGGCCCGGTTCATGACCATAGAGACAGACCAGGCACCGTCTACATACTGCAAGGAACGATCACTGACCATCGAAATGGAGTCGCTACGGACTATGGGCCGGGAGTGGGCTGGCCCGAGGACAGGAACACCACTCACTGGCTTGAGAACAGAGGAACTATTCCGGCGATAGAGATTTCGGTCGATATAGTCAGGCAAGAGTAAGCTCAGGCCCCACATCTAACGCGGGAAGTCTACGGGGACGTAGTTGAGTCGCGGAGGATTAGTCAACAAATCAACTACGTGCCTTAGCGGCGTCCCAAACTCCCCGGCTTTGCCGAACAACCCGCAGCGTATCAACAGGAGGTGCGGGCCTTCCTAGCCCGCCACCACACACCGAAGGGAATCGTCCTCGACGTCTGCCGGCGGCTCAATCTGCTGAGGAGGAGGTGAGGCGAAAACGTTCTGTGTTGTCGATGTTGACAACACACGATGCTGTTGTTATTCTCTCCAACATGAATGCAACGCTCTTGCTGAACGAACGTCATATCCTGTCTGACAATGCGTTTGTTGAGATGGTGGTGTGGCGTGTGCCGTCGCCCCTTTCCGGCAGCGCCCATTCTTTCAAGTACCGACTGGCCTTTATTGTCGGTGGCCTGTGCGTGCTGCGTTATGACAATGAGGCCGGCAAGGGCGACCACAAGCACATTGGCGAAAAAGAACTACCGTATCGTTTCACCACACCACAGGATCTGCTGGACGATTTCTGGAAAGATGTGGACGAATGGAGGTCCTGATATGCGTACCGTAACATTGGAAATTTCTTCCCGCGAAAAAATTAGTCAAAGATTCTTGCGGGCATTCGAAGGCAAACCTCAGGGGGATGTCATCAGTTTTGAGTCACCGGAACTCCTGTTCAGGGTGATTTCTGGCAAACGCTGGGACCTGCTTAAAATTATGACCGGCGCGGGGCCCATGACGATCCGCGAGGCGGCGCGCCGGATGAAAAGGGACGTGAAGGCGGTCCATACCGATGTGCACGTACTGCTCAACGCCGGGATACTGCAGAAAACCGGGGAAGGCCTGATTGTCTTCCCCTTTGATGCGGTGCATGTGGATTTTATGCTGAATGCGGCGTGAGTAGCCGGTGGGAAGGGTTTTTTGCCGGATAATAATGCCGTCGGGCAGATCAGCGGTTCATCATGTACGCACGCGCATGAACCGTTCAGTGACGGGAGCTGAGCGCTTCAGGAAAGCACAGTGTCTAGAGAGCGCCTCGAAGAGAACCAAATCTGGCTATACGCCGCTGCCTTGGCTGTCGGGGCGGGGCTTGGGCTGTGGCGCCCCGCCTTCGGCGCACGCCTAGAGTCTGCAATCACCCCTGTTCTGGCGGTGCTGCTCTATGGCATGTTTGCCCAGATTCCATTCCTTCACCTGCGTGAGGCATTCGCGAATCGGCGTTTCACGGCAGCGTTGCTGACGGTCAATTTCATCGTCGTTCCCGTGCTCGTCTGGTTGTTGTCGCGCCTGTTGCCTCAATCCCCACCGTTACTGCTCGGAGTGTATCTCGTTCTGCTCACGCCCTGCATTGACTACGTCATCATCTTTACCCATCTCGGTCGCGGAAACGCCCGGCTCGTTCTTGCCTCGACACCCTTGCTGCTCCTCGCCCAGATGCTCCTGCTGCCCGTGTATCTGTGGCTTTTCATGGGGGACGAGGCGGCACGGGTAATGAGCGCTGACCCGTTTCTACAGGCATTTTTCCTTCTCATCGTTTTGCCTCTCGGCCTGGCTCTGACAACCGAGTTCTGGGCCAAGCGCCGTCGCAGCGGCGCACTTTGGCTTGAGGCAACGGCGTGGCTTCCCGTGCCGTTCATGGCGCTGACTCTCCTGCTCGTTGTGGCCTCTCAACTGGGCAGAATCGGAGAGCATCTTTCCCTGGTAGTGCACGTCATCCCGATCTACATCGCATTCATGGCCGTCATGCCGGTTCTCAGCCGCTTGGTGGCCTGTGCGTTTCGCCTGGACACACAGGCGGGAAGAGCTCTGATTTTCAGCAGCGGAACCCGCAATTCATTGGTCGTGCTCCCCCTTGCGCTGGCCTTGCCGGACACGTGGGTTGTGGTGCCTGCCGTCATTGTCACCCAGACACTGGTGGAACTGGTTGGCGAGTTGATCTATATCCGCGTGGTGCCATCGGTAATTTTCCGAGAGGCAAGGCGTTGCGGTGCCGCGTCGGTAAAAAGCTGAACAGTGCATAACACGGTGCTGGGGGATGTTGCCAGCCTTGGGGGCCTGCTACAGTTTCGAGGGGCGACAAGGCCATGCTGATAATAAATCATTTTCTCTTTTTGAAGATTCTGTGAATGATTGACCGAATAGATCCTTTTTTGTTTCGAGATTCCGTAAGATCGGCCAAAATATCGGCCATAAAATCAAAAAATGAAATTTTCCATTTATTTATTTGGTAAAATACACTACAAAATAATCGGCCAAAATATTGACTAATATTGACGCACTATATTTTGTAACAGCTTGCTTCTAATTGCTTTTATAGGTTATGACTAGCGGCCAAAAAACCGGCCATATTTTATCGAAGCCATGCTAAACTAGTCTCAAACTAATTAAAATAACTGTATTCGATATCGGCCAAAAAATCGGCCAGTATCCGGAGGCCAACATGGAAGATGGTTTTTATACAAATATTTCAGAGATGGAGCCAATGATGCCTTCTGACTCCACGGGAGAGTTGGGCGATTTGGCAATTGAGGTTATCCGAAAGTCTGCCGCTATTAGCGCCGCTGTTCACCCTGTCACCCGTAGGGGAATCGTTGAGTTGGTAAGAAAGATGAACAGCTACTACTCCAATTTAATAGAAGGGCATAACACCCACCCTGTGGATATCGACCGTGCTATGCGTGAAGACTTCTCGAAAGACCCTGCAAAACGAGCAAGACAATTGGAAAGTAAAGCACATATAGAAGTGCAGAAATCTATTGAATCTAGAATCGAGGATGCTCCGGAAATAGTCATTACAAGTAAAAGATTTTTGTGCTGGATACATAAAGAATTTTATGAGCGTATGCCGGAGGAGTACCTTGTAGTACAACGTGCAGATGGAAAAACTGAACGAGTAATTCCTGGAGAAACAAGAGTATTGGAGGTTGAGGTTGGGAGACATTTGCCGCCCAAATCAGAATACTTAGATGCTTTTATGAAAAGATTCGAAGAGGTCTACGATCCTCACAGACTAAAAGGGTTGAATCAAGTTATTGCAACGGCAGCCTCTCATCACCGGCTTGCGTGGATTCACCCATTTTTGGATGGAAATGGGCGAGTTACTCGTCTTGTGACTCATGCATACCTTAAAAAGGCAAAAATAGATGGTCACGGGTTGTGGACAGTTTCCCGCGGTTTCGCAAGAAATCGTGAAGAGTATCTAGCTGCATTAGCCGGTGCAGATCAACCCCGCAGAGGAGACCTTGATGGCCGTGGGAACTTAACGCAAGCCGGATTGCTCGGATTTTGTAAATTTTTCCTTAAAATCGCGATTGATCAAATTGACTTTATGGCTGGCCTTCTGGACCTTGATGGCATGCAGAAACGAATACAAGCAATCGTAGATCGTAAAGTTTCTTTTGGTGAATTGAAGCCTGAAGCTGGTCATTTACTACGAGATGTATTTTTACGAGGAGAAATACCTCGTGGGGAAATACCCAGCATTATCGGAATGCCAGAACGCTCGGCACGTAGGGTTGTCAGCAGTCTATTGGGAAAAAACTATTTAGTCTCCGGCTCGGAAAAAGGGCCCGTAATGCTCGGTTTCCCGGCATCACTGGTGGGGTATTATTTCCCTCGCCTATATCCTGAAGGAGTTGAAGCAAGCCTTGATTAGCTTGTTGGAAGAGGGCCAACAATAGTGAATAGAAGGAGAAAGTTCAAGAAAATTGGAGTAGTAAGGAGCGCCCACCCCCCGGCTAGACCCATCTCCGCCAACGCTCCGTGGGTCAGCCTATAGCCGTTAGAGGTTTCCTAAAAACATGGCGTTATGGAAGAAGATCGTTAATAGGTATTTGTGTCTTGCTCGTGACTGCCGTGTCAGGATGTGTCTGGTTCCTCAAAGCACATTTCCCGGATCTGTGCGCTAACGACCAGACGCAAGTAGTTTACTCGCCAAACAACAAGCTGAAAGTCATCGTCTTTACACGTGACTGCGGTGCAACAACCGGACGGTCTAAGGGGACGTAGTTGATTAGTTGAGTAGCGAAGGGGAAGTCAAACAAATCAACTATGTCCCCTAGTGGACCCCTAGGATCTGCTTAAAATCATGACTGGCGCGGGACCCATGACGATCCGCGAGGCGGCACGCCGGATGAAAAGAGATGTGAAGGCGGTCCATACCGATGTGCACGTGCTGCTCAACGCCGGGATACTGCAGAAAACCGGGGAAGGCCTGATTGTCTTCCCCTTTGATGCGGTGCATGTGGATTTTATGCTAAATGCGGCGTGAGTAGCCGAGCACAGTCGGAGAAATGTTCCAATTGGGTGGATCACCGGTTCACGCGCGTGCGCGCGTGAACCGGTCAATACTGAGTTATGTCAGGGAAGATGATGGAGAGATAAAAATTATGCTTTTCTCAGCCTCTATGGATCATATAGCCGCGGCGCGAAATTTAATGACGGCTGGAGATGAAGCAAGTCTGAGATATGCTGCACTCGAAATTCGAATGGCTATCGAGTTGATGTTCTACAAATTGCTACCATCATACAAAGAGGAATTGCCGGATGAGCTTCTGAAACACTGGCAGCCAAAGAAAATTATTGATGCACTTATAGAATGTGATCCTTATATCGAGCATGATTATACAATGACAATGGCAGCGGAAAGGCCGGATGGCAGCCATGGACCGGCGTTACATGTCGGGCGCTACAAAGCTGTAAATAGGAAATTGTTGAGGCAGTATTACCACAAAATCGGATCGTATCTACACGCACCAATGACCGAAACACGCCCAGATTTGCCTAAAATGCACTCATTTTTGAATTCAGCTGCAACAAGAGTCGAGGAATACTGTCGGGAGACAACGCTCATCAGTAACTTTGGGATATTTCACACCGTCAGTTGCGTCTGTGGCCGGAAAATCAAAAGAAACGCGCATGCTTTAAAAAGCAAAAGCTACATTGTATGCCCCGATGAGTCATGCGGTGCAGTTTTTGATTTAATAGAAGATAGCGAGAATGGAGCAATATGGAAAATAAGAGAGACAGAATATATCTGCCCAAACTGCAAAACTTCGAATTTTTTAGGCTCGCACTTGATTGAGTCCGGGGTTACCTTCACTTGTGTCGAGTGCGGTCAAAAATATATTATCCACACCGGTTTTTTTGCTAGTCCCGCACAAACAGAGGGGCCATGATGACATAACCATCGGCAAGACCCGCCGAAGGCGGGTCAGCCTCAGCCCCGTTGGAAGATTAAAAAGGAGCAGAGGAATAAGCAATGTCAAAAGTGTGCATGTTATTAGGTGCTGGTGCATCGATAGAATACGGAGTTCCATCAACGCCGCAGTTGACCGAGCAACTTGAAGTTAAAATATTGAATGATTGCTGGGTACTCCATAACAAAGCCGATGAAACATACAAGCTGATCAGAAACACATTGAAATCGTTTTTGATAAATCCAGGAGGCGAACATTTCGAGCAAATCTACCATGTAATCGATGAATTATCCCAAGCCTCATACGTAGTCCAAACATCCGCATTTGATGAATTTCGGTACTTAATCCAACCGTTCATAGAAATCAAAAACAACGGCATCTTAGATTCAGCCAAGCTCACAGCGCTTGGTCAAAGATACCTATATTACGTTTACGAGATCATTTCCAAAGCGTGTGATACGCCCGCTTTCTCCGTTGCCCCTTTCTCAAATTTTCTGAACAACATGACAAGTGCGCATACCTTACGAATCTATAGCCTGAATTATGACGACTACGTGTTACAGGCTAAACCGGATTTGTACAACGGATTCGAAAAACGGGATAACGGTAAATTCAATAAAAAAGAGTATTTTTCAAACAGCTCCATTTCGTCAGTGTTTCAGCTACATGGATCGATCCGGCTGGGATACCCCTCTTTGAGGCATCATAATAATTTTGAGATTGGGGAACTTGCTTGGTTTGAAAACCGAGAAGAGGCTCTGAAACATTGCGAAGCAAACAGTTCTGGTGATAGGCAAATGGATGGTGGTGAAGTTAAGCTTTCCGCAGTGGTGACGGGCCTTAATAAGCTCGCAAGACTCCAAAGCTTTCCATTCAACTACTATTATTCAAGCCTCGGACATGATTTGATGGAAAGTGAGTACGTGATTGTTGCGGGATATGGAATGGGAGACATTCACGTGAACAAGTGGCTAAAGGAAGCGAGATTAGCGAATCCAGGCTTAAAGGTGATAATCGTCGATAAATTTGCACCAACCTTCTTGTCCTCGATCGATAGAAAGCTCATCGAATTAATACATATGATTCGAATAGACTTTTTCGGAAACCCCGGAAATCTCAGAAGGGGACCAGGCACTGACTGGATTCTTGTCCCATCTTCTAAAGCTGCGGTATGGGCCGGAGGCTTCCAAGCTTTCTTGAATGATCCAAACCTGGACATCGTCTTGAAATCAATTTAATTGTTTCTGGCTCCATTGAGAAGAGGCTGAGTCAGCCCTTAAAAATGTAATATTAGAGAAAGTTTCCAACCACGTAAATGCACCGGCCTGAAGCCGCCGGTGATTTCCGGCCCCGTTGTGCAAAGAGATTGTAAGTGTCACATGAACTGTCAACTAATGGAGGTCGGGATGCGGCCTGAGCAAGATATATT of Geobacter anodireducens contains these proteins:
- a CDS encoding arsenic resistance protein, translated to MSRERLEENQIWLYAAALAVGAGLGLWRPAFGARLESAITPVLAVLLYGMFAQIPFLHLREAFANRRFTAALLTVNFIVVPVLVWLLSRLLPQSPPLLLGVYLVLLTPCIDYVIIFTHLGRGNARLVLASTPLLLLAQMLLLPVYLWLFMGDEAARVMSADPFLQAFFLLIVLPLGLALTTEFWAKRRRSGALWLEATAWLPVPFMALTLLLVVASQLGRIGEHLSLVVHVIPIYIAFMAVMPVLSRLVACAFRLDTQAGRALIFSSGTRNSLVVLPLALALPDTWVVVPAVIVTQTLVELVGELIYIRVVPSVIFREARRCGAASVKS
- a CDS encoding transcriptional regulator, coding for MRTVTLEISSREKISQRFLRAFEGKPQGDVISFESPELLFRVISGKRWDLLKIMTGAGPMTIREAARRMKRDVKAVHTDVHVLLNAGILQKTGEGLIVFPFDAVHVDFMLNAA
- a CDS encoding cupin, giving the protein MGNELAAPETKGVTVKVLATVDLGPEIEGMAGRQLRMRMVTIEPGGVFGPVHDHRDRPGTVYILQGTITDHRNGVATDYGPGVGWPEDRNTTHWLENRGTIPAIEISVDIVRQE